A window from Telopea speciosissima isolate NSW1024214 ecotype Mountain lineage chromosome 8, Tspe_v1, whole genome shotgun sequence encodes these proteins:
- the LOC122671259 gene encoding E3 ubiquitin-protein ligase RHF1A-like, giving the protein MEGFTSSVENPIVLTPMPPVADPDACEDVCSICLEPFSSDDPATITNCRHEYHLQCILEWSQRSKECPICWQSLVLKDPASQELLAAVEIERNSRSWHRLSNTHLPPEDYQFSHDAPYTDDSDFHERIMQHLAADALGRRHFSRRGRRRTSGMDPSQIFVFASPENESDVQDTYITASTEPQNMLSPHASPESIQPSAINARAPSSPVSSYVHMSSDTSDHSVLSRETPPSSPQSSRSSELLSFSESLKSRFTAASAKYKESISRSTRGFREKLLARNNSVKELSREVQREVSASIAGVARIMERLDPISKRAGGSAPPSRSSEGTSSFSYEGKGVQENPIVQSQNKNDVEIVDGTDSNAPFHVMGSLSSVPGRLKFPQAQV; this is encoded by the exons ATGGAGGGTTTCACTTCATCAGTCGAGAATCCGATTGTGTTGACGCCAATGCCTCCAGTCGCCGATCCAGATGCATGTGAAGACGTCTGTAGCATTTGCTTGGAGCCTTTCTCTTCTGATGATCCTGCCACT ATTACCAATTGCAGACACGAGTATCATCTTCAGTGTATCCTTGAATg GTCTCAAAGAAGCAAAGAGTGCCCAATATGCTGGCAATCGCTTGTCTTGAAGGACCCTGCCAG TCAGGAGCTTCTTGCAGCAGTGGAAATTGAAAGGAATTCAAGATCATGGCATAGATTGTCCAATACTCACCTTCCCCCTGAAGACTATCAATTCAGCCAT GATGCTCCCTACACAGATGATTCAGATTTTCATGAGCGAATTATGCAGCATCTAGCTGCTGATGCCCTTGGCAGGCGACATTTTAGTAGGAGGGGGAGGCGCAGAACCTCTGGCATGGATCCATCCCAAATCTTTGTTTTTGCCTCTCCTGAAAATGAATCTGATGTTCAGGATACATACATAACTGCATCAACAGAACCTCAAAATATGTTATCTCCTCATGCTTCTCCAGAAAGTATCCAACCTTCTGCCATCAATGCTCGGGCACCATCCTCTCCAGTTTCTTCTTATGTACATATGAGCTCTGACACTTCAGACCATAG TGTTCTTTCTAGAGAGACACCACCCAGCAGTCCCCAAAGCTCTCGCTCATCTGAGTTGCTCTCCTTCTCAGAATCACTTAAATCTAGATTTACTGCTGCGTCTGCCAA ATATAAAGAATCAATCTCGAGAAGTACCAGAGGTTTCCGGGAGAAGCTATTGGCACGGAACAATTCAGTTAAGGAGCTGAGCAGGGAAGTTCAGCGTGAGGTGAGTGCTAGTATTGCTGGTGTTGCTCGCATTATGGAGCGTCTCGATCCTATATCAAAGCGTGCAGGAGGTTCAGCACCTCCTTCCAGATCTAGTGAAGGGACCTCAAGTTTTTCTTACGAAGGGAAGGGTGTGCAAGAAAACCCAATTGTTCAGtcccaaaataaaaatgatgTGGAAATTGTTGATGGCACAGATTCCAATGCACCTTTCCATGTCATGGGAAGCCTTTCTTCTGTTCCAGGTCGTTTGAAATTTCCTCAAGCACAGGTCTAA